A single Micromonospora luteifusca DNA region contains:
- a CDS encoding ABC transporter permease subunit: MPSVMTKSLWDSRRSLAGFALGTALVGAMYAGFYPQVADGAMGEALEGFSPAMREALNMEDLSSAAGYLGSSVFGIIVPLIAVIYGIATGTRAIAGDEEAGYLDLLLAHPVARTRLLLHRFLALTIGAFALAGLVWLAMLAIRSGAQLDTVSVTQFTAQCLALALLATFFGTAAITIGAVTGSKAAALAGTAVLGVLTYAANTFATQIGADAARYVSPFHYYIGHEPLRNSFQWADLAILTAAIALLVSIATTSFNRRDLSS, from the coding sequence GTGCCTAGTGTCATGACGAAGTCGCTGTGGGACTCCCGGCGCAGCCTGGCCGGGTTCGCGCTCGGGACCGCCCTGGTCGGCGCCATGTACGCGGGCTTCTACCCGCAGGTCGCCGACGGGGCGATGGGTGAGGCCCTCGAAGGTTTCTCCCCCGCGATGCGGGAGGCGCTGAACATGGAGGATCTGTCCTCTGCCGCCGGGTACCTCGGCTCCAGCGTGTTCGGCATCATCGTGCCGCTGATCGCCGTCATCTACGGCATCGCCACCGGCACCCGCGCCATCGCCGGCGACGAGGAAGCCGGCTACCTCGACCTTCTCCTGGCTCACCCGGTCGCCCGTACCCGGCTGCTGCTGCACCGTTTCCTCGCACTCACCATCGGCGCCTTCGCCCTGGCCGGGCTCGTCTGGCTGGCCATGCTCGCCATCCGCTCCGGCGCCCAGCTCGACACGGTCAGCGTCACCCAGTTCACCGCCCAGTGCCTGGCCCTGGCCCTACTCGCGACGTTCTTCGGCACCGCCGCCATCACCATCGGCGCGGTCACCGGCAGCAAAGCCGCCGCGCTCGCGGGCACCGCCGTCCTGGGGGTTCTTACCTACGCGGCGAACACCTTCGCGACCCAGATCGGCGCCGATGCCGCCCGGTACGTGTCCCCGTTCCACTACTACATCGGCCACGAACCCCTGAGGAACAGCTTCCAGTGGGCGGACCTGGCCATCCTCACCGCAGCCATCGCCCTGTTGGTGTCCATCGCGACCACCTCGTTCAACCGCCGCGACCTCAGCAGTTGA
- a CDS encoding ABC transporter ATP-binding protein, which produces MGDVIRLEKLSKTYGSRRGLAELDLTVAEGEVFGYLGPNGAGKSTTIRLLLDLIRPTGGRAWLFDRDPREHAVEVHRRVGYLAGDFVVDPRQMVGECLAFLAGLRGSVPKSRIEELAVRLDLDLSVRIKALSKGNRQKVGLVQAFMHQPDLLILDEPTSGLDPLVQQTFLDLVREAKAAGQTVFMSSHIMTEVEAVADRVGIIREGQLVALDTVARLRSQAVHRFEITFLGPVDQAAIAALPEVSDLSFDGATARFQLAASPDALIQVLAQHRVAALRASEPNLEELFFSYYQASPQAKEATRA; this is translated from the coding sequence ATGGGAGATGTGATTCGGCTGGAGAAGCTGAGCAAGACGTACGGGAGCCGCCGGGGGTTGGCCGAACTGGACCTGACCGTGGCCGAGGGCGAGGTGTTCGGCTATCTGGGCCCGAATGGCGCCGGGAAGTCGACCACGATCCGGCTGCTGCTGGACCTGATCCGCCCCACCGGCGGCCGGGCGTGGCTGTTCGACCGCGACCCACGCGAGCACGCCGTCGAGGTGCACCGACGCGTCGGCTACCTCGCCGGTGATTTCGTGGTCGACCCCCGCCAAATGGTCGGCGAGTGCCTGGCGTTCCTGGCCGGCCTACGCGGCAGTGTGCCGAAGTCCCGCATCGAGGAGCTGGCCGTCCGCCTGGACCTTGATCTGTCGGTTCGGATCAAGGCCCTGTCCAAGGGAAACCGGCAGAAGGTCGGCCTGGTACAGGCGTTCATGCACCAGCCGGATCTGCTGATCCTCGACGAGCCGACGTCTGGTCTTGATCCGCTGGTCCAGCAGACGTTCCTCGACCTGGTACGCGAGGCGAAGGCCGCCGGGCAGACGGTGTTCATGTCCTCGCACATCATGACCGAGGTCGAGGCGGTCGCCGACCGGGTCGGGATCATCCGCGAGGGCCAACTCGTCGCCCTCGACACCGTCGCCCGGCTCCGCAGCCAGGCCGTCCACCGCTTCGAGATCACGTTCCTTGGTCCGGTCGACCAGGCGGCCATCGCCGCGCTCCCGGAAGTCTCCGACCTGAGCTTCGACGGCGCGACCGCCCGGTTCCAACTCGCCGCGAGCCCCGACGCGTTGATCCAGGTTCTCGCCCAACACAGGGTCGCCGCCCTGCGGGCCAGCGAACCCAACCTCGAAGAGCTGTTCTTCAGCTACTACCAGGCCAGCCCGCAGGCCAAGGAGGCCACCCGTGCCTAG
- a CDS encoding GbsR/MarR family transcriptional regulator — translation MSDERTSMAALSDPAEQLALTLTQGGLQRMTARVLAALLFTEQETMTAGQIAEALSISSGSVSTAVKTLTTVGLIERVPAPGSRREHFRLPEGAWATLMSGQNMTVKTMREAAEQGIATTGEDSIAGRRLAEMRDFYDYLWRELPALIEAWRSQKSRR, via the coding sequence ATGAGCGACGAGAGGACCTCGATGGCAGCCCTGAGTGACCCCGCGGAGCAGCTTGCCCTGACCCTCACCCAGGGCGGCCTGCAACGGATGACCGCCCGGGTGCTCGCCGCGTTGCTGTTCACCGAACAGGAGACGATGACGGCAGGACAGATCGCCGAAGCCCTCTCGATCAGCTCCGGCAGCGTCTCCACCGCGGTGAAGACGCTTACCACCGTCGGTCTGATCGAACGCGTACCCGCCCCAGGCAGCCGCCGGGAACACTTCCGCCTACCCGAGGGCGCCTGGGCAACCCTCATGTCCGGCCAGAACATGACCGTCAAGACGATGCGCGAGGCCGCCGAGCAGGGCATCGCGACCACCGGCGAAGACAGCATCGCCGGCCGCCGCCTAGCCGAAATGCGCGACTTCTACGACTACCTCTGGCGCGAACTCCCCGCCCTGATCGAGGCGTGGAGGAGTCAGAAGTCCCGTCGCTGA
- a CDS encoding SbtR family transcriptional regulator, producing the protein MAQAAAKKTVVDLLAGSKMDTRLPDAVGHLREAVARLLEQARAAGAVAAPVRLPESSRANFPAW; encoded by the coding sequence GTGGCGCAGGCCGCGGCGAAGAAGACCGTCGTCGACCTGCTTGCCGGGTCCAAAATGGACACCCGGCTGCCCGACGCGGTCGGTCACCTGAGGGAGGCGGTGGCCCGGCTGCTGGAACAGGCCCGAGCCGCGGGAGCCGTCGCCGCTCCGGTACGGCTACCCGAATCTTCGAGGGCGAACTTTCCGGCATGGTAG
- a CDS encoding nuclear transport factor 2 family protein yields the protein MPSEVSLQQFADRYALRDLVDAYARNADVRDFEAQAALYAENGRVAVYTADPSTTEPVQVLTGRDEIESGITATLQDFEQTFHFNGQSTVLTLSGDQATGESYCIAHMVTNAAGERTLTAMTIRYRDTFTRVDGRWLFAERLLLIGVTEQRPLAA from the coding sequence ATGCCTTCGGAAGTTTCTCTTCAGCAGTTTGCCGACCGCTACGCCCTGCGCGATCTGGTCGATGCCTATGCCCGTAACGCAGACGTGAGGGATTTCGAGGCGCAGGCGGCGCTGTACGCGGAGAACGGCCGGGTCGCGGTCTACACCGCGGACCCCAGCACAACTGAGCCCGTCCAGGTGCTGACCGGTCGGGACGAAATCGAATCCGGTATAACGGCGACGTTGCAGGACTTCGAGCAGACTTTTCACTTCAACGGCCAGAGCACGGTGTTGACGCTGAGCGGTGACCAGGCGACGGGCGAGAGCTACTGCATTGCCCACATGGTGACCAACGCGGCCGGGGAACGAACCCTGACGGCAATGACCATTCGCTACCGCGACACGTTCACGCGTGTCGACGGAAGGTGGCTGTTCGCCGAACGATTGCTCCTGATCGGTGTCACCGAGCAGCGCCCTCTGGCGGCCTGA
- a CDS encoding winged helix-turn-helix domain-containing protein yields the protein MSLVFCVTADVSVRERMVRRLDGLGTLVICTDLAELQAMIGPPPIGGPAPLLSPAVAPVAAPVAAPVPGRISLRDLHIDPLRHLVTWRGQPLTLTRLERSLLTQLASAPVGVWTYERLFESVWGCAYLGDTSVLHSAVKRLRRKLRAADDTLRVQTVRGVGYRLSLT from the coding sequence ATGTCCCTCGTGTTCTGCGTAACCGCTGACGTGTCGGTGCGCGAGCGGATGGTCCGGCGCCTGGACGGGCTCGGCACACTGGTGATCTGCACCGACCTGGCGGAGTTGCAGGCGATGATCGGTCCGCCCCCGATCGGCGGGCCGGCCCCGCTGCTCAGCCCCGCGGTCGCTCCCGTCGCCGCTCCCGTCGCCGCTCCCGTCCCCGGTCGGATCAGCCTGCGTGACCTGCACATCGATCCGCTTCGTCACCTGGTGACGTGGCGCGGACAACCGCTGACTCTGACCCGACTCGAGCGCAGCCTGCTCACCCAACTCGCCAGCGCACCGGTCGGAGTCTGGACGTACGAGAGGCTCTTCGAGTCGGTCTGGGGCTGCGCGTACCTCGGTGACACGTCGGTCCTGCACTCCGCGGTGAAGCGGTTACGCCGCAAACTGCGCGCCGCCGATGACACCCTGCGCGTGCAGACCGTACGGGGGGTTGGTTACCGGCTCAGCCTGACGTGA
- a CDS encoding GNAT family N-acetyltransferase produces MESSDTVLAAHRAYLLGWNIGVAGEPDLPTYRSDVPHATLNGVLRVAGRTPQDALAEARQRLHGVPRVWWVGPDSDPGTADGLADLGAAEVARLPIMTVTIGEAADVPAPAGLDITETTDLDAFVPAYARVSGIPADGVAATIEREKAFTGDGTVIRLAGRLDDGRIVGTTVAWLSQGLVTLYFVGTQPEQRRRGIGAAMTSAALRLAAERGAQTAALTSSPIGESVYRNLGFRPVGEFRLLTF; encoded by the coding sequence ATGGAGTCTTCCGACACGGTGCTGGCGGCGCACCGGGCGTATCTGCTCGGTTGGAACATTGGCGTGGCCGGGGAGCCGGACCTCCCGACCTATCGCAGCGACGTGCCGCACGCGACCCTCAACGGCGTGCTTCGCGTGGCGGGGCGCACACCGCAGGACGCGCTCGCCGAGGCCCGGCAGCGACTCCACGGCGTACCCCGGGTCTGGTGGGTCGGCCCGGACAGCGACCCGGGCACAGCGGACGGCCTGGCCGACCTCGGCGCCGCCGAGGTCGCCCGCCTGCCGATCATGACCGTGACGATCGGCGAGGCGGCCGACGTCCCGGCGCCGGCCGGCCTGGACATCACCGAGACCACCGATCTCGATGCCTTCGTCCCGGCCTACGCCCGAGTGTCCGGAATACCGGCCGACGGCGTGGCGGCGACCATCGAACGGGAGAAGGCGTTCACCGGCGACGGCACCGTGATCCGGCTGGCCGGTCGCCTCGACGACGGCAGGATCGTCGGAACGACAGTCGCCTGGCTCAGCCAGGGCCTGGTCACGCTCTATTTCGTGGGCACGCAACCCGAGCAGCGCCGCCGGGGCATCGGCGCGGCCATGACCAGCGCCGCGCTCAGACTCGCCGCCGAGCGAGGTGCTCAAACGGCCGCCCTCACCTCGTCGCCCATCGGTGAGTCGGTCTACCGCAACCTCGGCTTCCGGCCGGTGGGCGAGTTCCGACTGCTGACCTTCTGA
- a CDS encoding helix-turn-helix domain-containing protein, producing the protein MLNELTAPVSTTELARRTEMSPAGVSQHLTSLRAAGLVVTHRRGRTLLSARTDLAEALLSATG; encoded by the coding sequence CTGCTCAACGAGCTGACCGCACCGGTCAGCACCACCGAACTGGCCCGCCGTACCGAGATGTCGCCCGCCGGGGTCTCCCAACATCTCACCTCGTTGCGCGCGGCCGGTCTGGTGGTGACCCACCGGCGGGGCCGGACGCTGCTCAGTGCCCGCACCGACCTCGCCGAGGCACTGCTCTCCGCGACCGGGTAG
- a CDS encoding DUF6458 family protein: MGIGTSIFLIALGAILTFALDASVGGINLDVVGWILMGAGVLGLIMTTLIWGRRRQVVTTTEQPVEYRQVEERRDIAPPL, from the coding sequence GTGGGTATCGGCACCAGCATCTTCCTGATCGCGCTCGGCGCGATCCTCACCTTCGCCCTGGACGCGAGCGTTGGCGGCATCAACCTCGACGTGGTCGGCTGGATCCTGATGGGAGCCGGCGTACTCGGCCTGATCATGACCACGCTGATCTGGGGTCGCCGCCGCCAGGTGGTCACCACCACTGAGCAGCCGGTGGAATACCGCCAGGTCGAGGAGCGGCGGGACATCGCCCCGCCGCTGTGA
- a CDS encoding CPCC family cysteine-rich protein → MDEHAGKQEGSSAEELVSRWFEQYVEALNLRSVVAESGSGTYACPCCRHPTLEGRGQFQICFACGWEDDGQDDEDADTVRGGPNGSLSLTEARRAYAERPVSLADARRAFAERQTRWERRRRRSTPETG, encoded by the coding sequence ATGGACGAGCATGCCGGCAAGCAGGAGGGATCATCCGCAGAGGAACTCGTGAGCAGATGGTTTGAGCAGTACGTCGAGGCGTTGAACCTGCGATCTGTAGTGGCTGAATCGGGTAGCGGAACGTACGCGTGTCCGTGCTGCCGGCATCCGACGCTTGAGGGGCGAGGCCAGTTTCAGATTTGCTTCGCCTGCGGCTGGGAAGACGACGGGCAGGATGACGAAGACGCTGACACGGTGCGGGGCGGTCCCAACGGTTCGCTCAGTCTGACGGAGGCACGGCGTGCCTATGCCGAGCGGCCGGTTAGTCTGGCCGATGCGCGACGTGCCTTTGCCGAACGACAAACCCGTTGGGAGCGCAGACGCCGCCGATCGACGCCCGAGACGGGTTGA
- the mraY gene encoding phospho-N-acetylmuramoyl-pentapeptide-transferase produces MRAVIVAAAVAFIISLFGTPVAIRVFTALKAGQPIRSIGLASNQGKKGTPTMGGVVFIVATVFAYVAGHIALTTLPERQIAQEGPTMTALVLLGLFVFCGAVGFFDDFLKVRQRNSDGLSAKGKLLGQAIVSAGFGIAALYVPSTNGQTVASEHISLIRDISWLDVGKVGAVMVIVFVITAMSNGVNLTDGLDGLATGASILVLGAYALIGFWQYRHWCADDAYGRVNDYCYQVRDPLEIAIIAAAAAAACVGFLWWNTSPARIFMGDVGALGLGGLIGGLAVVTRTTLLSIMIGGLFVIITTTWVIQIVSFRTTGRRVFRMVPLHHHFELAGWSEVNIVVRFWIVAGVCVAVGLGMFYSDFLAVVG; encoded by the coding sequence GTGAGGGCGGTCATCGTCGCGGCTGCGGTCGCGTTCATCATCTCCCTGTTCGGCACGCCGGTGGCGATTCGCGTCTTCACCGCGCTCAAGGCAGGCCAGCCGATCCGATCCATCGGGCTCGCCAGCAACCAGGGCAAGAAGGGCACGCCCACGATGGGAGGCGTCGTCTTCATCGTGGCGACCGTCTTCGCCTACGTCGCCGGGCACATCGCCCTGACCACCCTGCCTGAGCGGCAGATCGCGCAGGAGGGCCCGACAATGACGGCCCTGGTGCTGCTCGGCCTGTTCGTCTTCTGCGGCGCGGTTGGCTTCTTCGACGACTTCCTCAAGGTGCGCCAGCGCAACTCCGACGGACTGTCCGCCAAAGGCAAGCTGCTCGGCCAGGCGATTGTCAGCGCAGGCTTCGGCATCGCCGCGCTCTACGTGCCGAGCACCAACGGCCAGACCGTGGCCAGCGAGCACATCTCGCTCATCCGCGACATCAGCTGGCTCGACGTCGGCAAGGTCGGCGCGGTCATGGTCATCGTCTTCGTGATTACGGCGATGTCGAACGGCGTGAACCTCACCGACGGCCTCGACGGCCTGGCCACCGGCGCGTCAATCCTGGTGCTCGGCGCATACGCGCTGATCGGCTTCTGGCAGTACCGGCACTGGTGCGCCGACGACGCGTACGGCCGCGTGAACGACTACTGCTACCAGGTCCGGGATCCCCTGGAGATCGCCATAATCGCGGCGGCGGCGGCCGCCGCCTGCGTGGGCTTCCTGTGGTGGAACACGTCCCCGGCGCGGATCTTCATGGGTGACGTGGGCGCGCTCGGACTCGGCGGCCTGATCGGCGGGCTCGCGGTGGTAACCCGCACCACGCTGCTTTCGATCATGATCGGCGGGCTCTTCGTCATCATCACGACGACCTGGGTGATCCAGATCGTCTCGTTCCGGACCACCGGTAGACGCGTCTTCCGAATGGTGCCGTTGCACCACCACTTCGAGCTGGCCGGATGGAGCGAGGTCAATATTGTGGTCCGGTTTTGGATCGTTGCCGGCGTGTGCGTGGCGGTCGGCCTGGGCATGTTCTACTCGGATTTTCTGGCGGTCGTTGGATAA
- a CDS encoding TetR/AcrR family transcriptional regulator, which translates to MRADAARNLSTVLRTGARLLAEDPSTSVAAIANAAGVDRTTVHRRFASREALLTAVFQAKLDSTEQVLNEARLTEAPVPVALHRYVEGIIPVSREWPVDTARLMQQDPDAHQRRQGQSERLTDFLQRAVDEGFLRSDVPLAWVRAALDQLVASAAHQFPDLTAPHAADIVVDTFVNGLGRG; encoded by the coding sequence ATGAGAGCTGATGCCGCACGCAATCTGTCGACGGTCCTGCGCACGGGTGCCCGACTGCTGGCCGAGGATCCGAGCACGTCCGTGGCAGCCATCGCCAACGCGGCGGGGGTCGACCGCACCACGGTCCACCGGCGCTTCGCCAGCCGGGAAGCCCTGCTCACCGCCGTGTTCCAGGCGAAACTCGACTCCACCGAACAGGTCCTGAACGAGGCGCGCCTCACGGAGGCGCCGGTGCCGGTCGCACTGCACCGCTACGTGGAGGGCATCATCCCGGTCAGCCGTGAGTGGCCTGTCGACACAGCCCGCCTGATGCAGCAGGACCCGGACGCGCACCAGCGGCGTCAGGGTCAGAGCGAACGACTGACCGACTTCCTCCAACGCGCCGTCGATGAAGGCTTCCTGCGCTCGGACGTGCCCCTGGCCTGGGTGCGGGCGGCCCTCGACCAACTGGTCGCCAGTGCCGCCCATCAGTTCCCCGACCTGACAGCCCCGCACGCGGCCGACATCGTCGTGGACACGTTCGTCAACGGCCTCGGCAGAGGCTGA
- a CDS encoding oxidoreductase translates to MSRTWLITGGSQGLGKALATAVLAAGDQVMVTSRRPDALADLKAEHPERLETVALDVTSPTDARNVVAAAVERFGSLDVVVNNAGYATSNSLEDFPEDEFRAQIETNLYGVINVTRAALPVLRGQRSGHFVQISSIGGRVGGTPGLGAYQTAKFGVEGFSEVLANEVGPLGVKVTIVEPGGIRTGWAGGAAVASGTIQPDYEQIVGQWRAMFADYAGNEPGDPARMAGAIIDVVNSNEPPRRLLLGGDALGLALESDEKRLAEAQQWAEVSRSTDYPDASASAAAQPVEMTRNI, encoded by the coding sequence ATGTCAAGGACTTGGTTGATCACCGGTGGTTCGCAGGGTCTGGGGAAGGCGCTGGCGACCGCGGTGCTGGCTGCGGGTGATCAGGTCATGGTGACCTCACGCCGGCCGGACGCGCTGGCCGATCTGAAGGCGGAGCACCCGGAGCGGCTGGAGACCGTGGCGCTGGACGTCACGTCACCTACCGACGCCCGGAACGTGGTCGCGGCGGCGGTGGAGCGTTTCGGCTCCCTCGACGTGGTCGTGAACAACGCCGGTTACGCCACCAGCAATTCGTTGGAGGACTTCCCGGAGGATGAGTTCCGGGCGCAGATTGAGACGAACCTGTACGGCGTCATCAACGTGACCCGGGCGGCGCTGCCGGTCCTGCGAGGTCAGCGTTCTGGACACTTCGTGCAGATCTCGTCCATCGGCGGCCGCGTCGGCGGCACTCCCGGACTCGGCGCGTACCAGACCGCGAAGTTCGGGGTCGAGGGCTTCTCCGAGGTGCTGGCGAACGAGGTGGGCCCGCTCGGCGTCAAGGTGACCATCGTGGAGCCGGGAGGCATCCGTACCGGTTGGGCCGGTGGCGCGGCGGTGGCGTCCGGCACCATCCAGCCCGACTATGAGCAGATCGTCGGACAGTGGCGGGCCATGTTCGCCGACTACGCCGGCAACGAGCCGGGCGACCCCGCCCGCATGGCCGGGGCGATCATCGACGTGGTGAACTCCAATGAGCCGCCGCGTCGGCTGCTGCTCGGCGGCGACGCCCTCGGGCTTGCGCTGGAGTCGGACGAGAAGCGGCTCGCGGAAGCCCAGCAGTGGGCCGAGGTCAGCCGTTCCACGGACTATCCGGACGCGTCGGCGAGTGCTGCGGCGCAACCGGTCGAGATGACGCGGAACATCTGA
- a CDS encoding FtsX-like permease family protein, translated as MNRWLTRRWPALHWPSIRGRGRTDAGPLLLTAAVIAAVALLAGAVPALLRAAADKAVQDTVRRAGPDSNVLVHANWERDDGPTGGRVRMPHLAEDLDDFRAQATYALGPDLDAALLPPVAIVNGPILSITDGRVPRTFQFTYLAGDLGGPDVTWIAGSPPGPAVSDEYVEIPYDGPLWPVQVGLSEPEAAALNLGPGDRIRVKDGQGRDKDVRISGIYRPADSADPAWRLAPALLRPVPGADGVGTTRFAGLLSRESLPDARLAIDEDQLRRTVHFAPAPDALTWDATAALASQVVKLKATSGSSSDRGQSLKWESQLDTALRVARTQNSAASAQAAVLLAGVLTATVLVLLLAAELLVSRRTPVLSAARQRGAALPDLGTELIIESTVVSLSAAAVGLAFARAVAPGVSWTWAVPVVVAGAVAGPALGTLAAARASRDRRQPANPAARRWIRATGQLRRAAVEAAVLVAAVAAFVTLHQRGLLPVAVDGDAGELTGDLILPISALTLGALVGALVLLRLLPLGARFALGQALRSRRPLAVFSAAQAATTAGRALPLLVLVSTTALASFALILGTTVTRGLTDGAWSAVGADARLDVSADAEAATPALAERIAAAPGVGQVVVARVTDSARVFTESTLLTPRLVIVDAAAFQRLLATTALPDAPALARLTAPGPGPGDVPALVRSSDGALRTGTRLQLPRDGAPNGTATDDQAPAIRLAAVGTAPSVGGATDVVIVDASALADAGLPAVPNTVWVTGPGAARAVSNTGVAADVVLRADVLRAQRVAPLTAGLIRLAWTAAAVLLALGLLGLTLAAAAGASARWQTLTRLRTLGLRPRDARWVAAGEVLPPVVVAAVCGPLLGALLARLTLGPLDLRLLTGQTADPTAVLPWWLLGLVSVALLAAAATVVPVESALRRRDRLSEVLRAGE; from the coding sequence GTGAACCGGTGGCTGACCCGCCGGTGGCCGGCGCTGCACTGGCCCAGCATCCGCGGCCGTGGCCGTACCGACGCCGGACCTCTGCTGCTCACCGCCGCCGTCATCGCGGCCGTCGCGCTACTCGCCGGGGCCGTGCCGGCGCTGCTCCGCGCCGCCGCCGACAAAGCCGTCCAGGACACGGTCCGCCGCGCCGGCCCCGACTCGAACGTCCTCGTTCACGCCAACTGGGAACGCGACGACGGGCCAACCGGAGGGCGGGTCCGGATGCCCCACCTCGCCGAGGACCTCGACGACTTCCGAGCCCAGGCGACATACGCGCTCGGGCCCGACCTGGACGCCGCGCTGCTCCCGCCCGTCGCCATTGTCAACGGTCCGATCCTCAGCATCACCGACGGCCGCGTGCCGCGTACCTTCCAGTTCACCTACCTGGCCGGTGACCTCGGCGGCCCGGACGTGACCTGGATCGCCGGCAGCCCACCCGGCCCCGCCGTCTCCGACGAGTACGTCGAGATCCCCTACGACGGACCGCTCTGGCCGGTGCAGGTCGGCCTCTCCGAGCCGGAAGCCGCCGCACTCAACCTCGGCCCCGGCGACCGAATCCGGGTCAAGGACGGCCAGGGTCGCGACAAGGACGTCCGGATCAGCGGGATCTACCGACCCGCGGACAGCGCCGACCCAGCCTGGCGACTCGCCCCGGCGCTACTGCGCCCCGTACCCGGCGCCGACGGCGTGGGGACCACCCGGTTCGCCGGCCTGCTGTCGCGCGAGTCGTTACCGGACGCCCGGCTCGCCATCGACGAGGACCAACTGCGGCGCACCGTCCACTTCGCACCCGCTCCCGACGCGCTCACCTGGGACGCCACCGCGGCGCTCGCCAGCCAGGTGGTCAAGCTCAAGGCAACCTCCGGCTCATCAAGCGACCGCGGCCAATCCCTGAAGTGGGAATCGCAGCTGGACACCGCCCTGCGCGTCGCCCGTACGCAAAACAGCGCCGCCTCCGCACAGGCCGCCGTCCTGCTCGCCGGGGTGCTGACCGCCACGGTACTGGTCCTGCTGCTCGCCGCCGAGCTGCTGGTAAGCCGCCGTACCCCGGTGCTGAGCGCCGCCCGGCAGCGTGGGGCGGCGCTACCCGACCTCGGTACGGAACTGATCATCGAGTCCACCGTGGTGTCCCTGTCGGCCGCCGCCGTCGGGCTCGCGTTCGCCCGCGCGGTCGCTCCGGGCGTCTCCTGGACCTGGGCCGTTCCCGTGGTCGTGGCCGGTGCCGTCGCCGGGCCGGCGCTCGGCACCCTCGCCGCCGCCCGCGCCAGCCGCGACCGGCGTCAACCCGCCAACCCGGCCGCTCGGCGCTGGATCCGGGCCACCGGCCAGCTGCGCCGCGCCGCCGTGGAGGCCGCCGTCCTGGTCGCCGCGGTCGCCGCCTTCGTCACACTGCACCAGCGCGGGCTCCTGCCCGTCGCCGTCGACGGCGACGCCGGTGAGCTGACCGGCGACCTGATCCTGCCGATCAGCGCCCTCACTCTGGGCGCGCTGGTCGGCGCGCTCGTCCTGCTCCGGCTACTGCCCCTCGGGGCGCGGTTCGCGCTCGGACAGGCCCTGCGCTCGCGCCGCCCGCTGGCCGTGTTCAGTGCCGCCCAGGCGGCCACAACGGCCGGGCGCGCGCTGCCGCTGCTGGTTCTGGTCAGCACCACGGCGCTCGCGTCGTTCGCGCTCATCCTCGGCACCACCGTCACCCGGGGTCTGACCGACGGCGCGTGGAGCGCCGTCGGCGCCGACGCCCGCCTCGACGTCAGCGCCGACGCCGAGGCGGCCACGCCCGCACTCGCCGAGCGCATCGCCGCCGCACCCGGGGTAGGGCAGGTCGTCGTCGCGCGGGTGACCGACTCGGCACGCGTCTTCACCGAATCGACACTGCTCACCCCACGCCTGGTCATCGTGGACGCCGCCGCGTTCCAACGGCTGCTGGCCACCACTGCGCTGCCCGATGCGCCGGCGCTGGCCCGGCTCACGGCACCCGGGCCTGGCCCCGGGGACGTCCCAGCGCTGGTCCGATCGAGCGACGGCGCTCTGCGGACCGGCACGCGGCTGCAGCTACCCCGGGACGGCGCCCCCAACGGTACGGCGACCGACGACCAGGCCCCCGCGATCCGTCTCGCCGCGGTCGGTACCGCTCCCTCCGTCGGTGGCGCGACCGACGTCGTCATCGTGGACGCCTCGGCTCTGGCCGACGCCGGGCTGCCCGCCGTTCCGAACACCGTCTGGGTGACCGGCCCCGGCGCGGCGCGGGCCGTGTCGAACACCGGCGTCGCCGCCGACGTCGTGCTGCGCGCGGACGTCCTGCGGGCGCAGCGAGTGGCTCCGCTGACCGCAGGGCTAATACGTCTGGCGTGGACGGCCGCCGCGGTGCTGCTGGCGCTGGGGTTGCTCGGCCTCACGCTCGCCGCCGCCGCCGGTGCGTCGGCGCGGTGGCAGACCCTGACCCGGCTGCGGACCCTCGGCCTGCGGCCACGCGACGCCCGCTGGGTCGCCGCCGGAGAGGTGCTGCCGCCGGTCGTGGTCGCCGCGGTGTGCGGCCCGCTACTCGGGGCCCTGCTCGCACGCCTGACGCTCGGCCCGCTCGACCTGCGGCTGCTCACCGGCCAGACCGCCGACCCGACGGCGGTCCTGCCGTGGTGGCTGCTGGGCCTGGTGAGCGTGGCGCTGTTGGCGGCGGCCGCCACGGTCGTACCTGTCGAGTCGGCGCTGCGGCGACGCGACCGGCTGAGCGAGGTACTCCGCGCCGGCGAGTAA